AGCGCCGATGGCGTGAGCTTCGAGCGTCTCGCCGCGAAACTTCGGGGCCAGGTTCCGGGGCTCCTGGAGAAGCACAAGACTTCGAACATCGACTTCAAGGTCGTGATCCACGACGGCAAGGCGATGCTGAAGGTGGTCCCCGGATAGGTGCCGGGACTCTGGTGCGTCTGCTCTCGTAGCGGATGCCGCCATCGAGCCGGGCCCCTAGCTGAACGATCAATCGGTCCAGTCCTTTGACCTGTCGATTCCTCCGGACGGGGCGGTCTGTCGATCGGGCGGGCCGAGCGCCGTCCACCGGCCACGGCGGGTCGCCCGGAACCTCCCTGGGGCTGCCGCCTCCCGGTCTCCATCCACGATCCGACGCACGGCGCCCCGGGGGAGGTTCCTCCGGTGCACGGGTCGCGATAGGTGGGCAACTTGGTTGCACCGGGCAGGGGCGATGGCGAGTTTCACCCCTCTCGGCGGCCGTGTTCGGGGCCCGCCGTTCGGGGGCGGGGCGGGGGCTCCGCTCTCTAGGGCTCGATGGGCGCGCAGGAGGGGAGCGTGGACCTGGAACGCAAGCAGCGGTTCTGCATGGTCATTGGCGTAGCGGTGCTCGCCGGCGCCGGTTGCAAGGCGAGCGCTCGTCTCGAGGAACAGCGAGCGGCCCTCGATCGCGAGCAGGTCGAGCGGATGAACGAGCTCGAGAGATTGGAGGCCAGGCTCCTGGAGACCCAGGCCCGGACACGGAGCTGGGAGGAGCTGGGAGAACGCCACCACAGCGTGGTCGCGATCGCGTGCGAGAACGCGGCCTCCCACGTGGAAGGCATGGAGCGGAACGCGGCCCGCCAGGCGGAGAAGCGGCTGCTCCAGAGGCACCAGCTTGCCGAGGCTTCACCGACGCTCCAGGAGCCGCCCCCGCGGACGGGTGAGACGTCCAACGCGTCCATCCAAAACTGAGGCCCGCAGAACCAGCCGATTCCAGACTCTCTCGAGATGGACTTCGGCCTCGAGCTCGCCCTCGAAGCCGCTGCGCGGGCCACCTGATTGTGCGATACCCAGCGGTATGGAGATCCTCCTTCCGGATTTCGTCTACGTCGACGGCTCGCTCCGCGGCGGGCTTGCCGTTCATATCGGCGACGACGGCACCATCGCCAAGGTCGCGCCGCCTGCGCCGGGCGCGACCCTCACGCGGCTCGCCGGGAGGGCGCTCCTTCCGGGCTTCGTGAACGGCCACAGCCACGCCTTCCAGCGCGCGATCCGAGGCCGGTCGGAGTATCGCCAGAAGGGCAGGGCGACCGACGACTTCTGGACCTGGCGCGAGCAGATGTACGCCGCCGCCATGCGGGTCGACCCCGACCAGCTCGAGGCGATCTCCCGAATGGCCTTCGTGGAGATGGCCCTCGCCGGGATCACCTCCGTGGGGGAGTTCCACTATCTGCACCACCCCGCGGAGGGCGGCCGCTACGACGACCCGGACGAGCTTGCGGTGCGGGTGGCGAAGGCCGCCTCCGACGCCGGCGTCGAGCTGGTGCTGCTGCGGGTCGGCTACGCGCGGGCCGGTTTCGGGCGCGAGCCGAATCCGCGCCAGATCCGCTTCATCGATCGGTCCGCAGACGAGACCCTCGGCGCGGTGCAGCGGCTTCGGGGCCGCGGAATGCGGACCGGCGTCGCGCCCCACAGCGTCCGGGCTCTCCCGCTCGAGTGGCTGCGCGCGCTCGCCGACTACGCGCAGGCGCACCGGCTCCCCCTCCACATGCACCTCTCCGAGCAGCCGCGGGAGATCGACGAATCGGTCGCCGAACATGGGCTCCGCCCCGGAGCGCTGGCGCTGCGCGAGGGATGGGTGGACGAGCGCTTCACGGGTGTCCATGGCGTTCACTTGGAGCAAGGCGAGATCGACGGCCTCGGATCCCGCGGTGCGACCATCTGCGCCTGCCCGACCACCGAGCGGAACCTCGGCGACGGGATCGTGCGTGCGAAGGAGCTCCTCGCCGCCGGGGCGCGGATCTGCTTCGGCACCGACTCGCAGATCGAGATCGCGCCTCTCCAGGATGCGCGCGCCCTCGAGTACCACCTCCGGCTGCAGAAGCTCGAGCGGGCCATCCTGGGCAGCGACGAGGGCGACGATCGCCCCGACCGCCTGGCGGCGCGCCTCCTCGACTGCGCCACCCGGTCCGGCGCCCGCGCGCTGGGGCTTCCGTCGGGTCGGATCGAGGAGGGCCTCTCCGCGGATCTCGTCGCCGTCGACCTGGACGATCCCTCGATCTGCGGCGCCGCCGGTCCGGCCCTGCTTCCGACGATGGTCTTCTCGGCGGAGCGAACCGCCGTGCGGGAGGTCTGGGCGCGCGGCGTGAAGATCGTCTCCGAGGGCCGCCACATCCAGCAGGAACGCGCCGTGCGCGACTTCGCCCGGGTGATGGCCGAGCTCTGGAGCTGAAGACTCGCCTCGCGCCCGAGTTGCGGCCCTCGAGAGACAGCGTCAGACGGTGAGCACGACCTTGCCGAAGTTGTGCCGCTCCTGGAGCCGGTCGTGGGCCTTCCCGGCCTCCTCGAGTGGGAAGGTCGAGTCGATGTGCGGATCGATCGCGCCGGAGGACCAGCGGCGGACTAGCTCGTCCAGCATCTCCCGCATCTTGGCCGACTCGCCCCAGAGGTGGCCGAGGTTGATCCCGAACACCCCCTTGTTGTCGTTCATCAGCTTGATCGGGTGGTAGATCGGGGTCTGGGCCAGCGCCTTGGCGGCGGTGGCGAGGCTGCGCTTCTTTCCGCCGGCGCTGCTCGCCGACAGGCCGTAGAGGAAGAGGCGGCCGAGGGGCGCAAGGGAGCGGTAGCTCTTCTTCGCGCTCTCTCCCCCGATCGGGTCCAGCACCACGTCGACGCCTCGACCCTGGGTGAGATCGCGAATCTCCGCCTCGAAGTCGCGTGAGCGGTAGTCGATGGCGTGGTCGAGGCCGAGCGCCCGAAGCCGCTCGTGCTTCTCCGCGCTGGCCGTGCCGAAGGTCTCGGCGCCCAGCGCCTTCGCGAGCTGGAGGGCGGCGAGGCCCACGCCGCCGCCGGCGCCGTGGATTAGGATCCGATCGCCGGGCCGGACGGCCGCGAACCGATCGATCATGAGGAACGCGGTGAGGTAGTTGACCGGGAGCGCCGCCGCCTGGACGAAGTCCTTCCCCTCGGGGATCGGCAGCACCTGGCGGGAGGCGACCACCGCGGCTTCCGCGTAGCCGCCGAAGCGGGTCAGGGCGAAGACCCGATCGCCCGCCTGGATCCCTTCGACGTCCGCGCCGACCGCGTCGACCTCGCCGGCGACCTCGTAGCCGACCACCGTGGGCGGAGGTGGAGCGTCCGGGTAGAGGCCCATTCGGGCCAAAACGTCGGCGAAATTGACGCCCGAGGCTCGGACGCGGATTCGGACCTCCCCGGGACCTGGAACTGGATCAGGGGCTTCCTGGAGCTCGAGGGCCTCCGGCCCTCCGTGGCGGGCGATCGCTACCTGACGCATCGGCGTGACTCCCGCCGCGGCCGCCCGACCAGCCGAGCCCTCGCCGCACCCGCGAAAATAGTCACGATCGCCATCGCTTCAAGTGTTCGATCGAGGACCGTTAAAACGAACGGCGCCGGTCCAAGGTTCGGTCGTGACCGAACCGGACGCGGCGCCGCCGGATGAATGCGTGCTAGTGAACTTCGGCTGGCTGCTGGAGCCACTCGCGAAGGCGCTCGGCGCGATCGCTGTCGGGGAAGCTGGCGAAGAACTCGTCACCGAGGGCCCTGGCCTTGTCGGCGTGTCCGAGCCGGGCCTCCACGAGGCAGAGGTGGTAGAGGGCTTCTTCCCCGAGGATCCCGCCGGGGTTCGCCGAGCGGAACCGAGAGAGGAGGCCCGCCGCCTTCTCGAGCTCATTGCCGCTGGAGACCAGGACCAGCGCCTCGCGCAGGAGCCCTTCGGCCTCCGTCCCCTTGCGATCGCCGCAGAACCGATGCTCCCCGCCAGCGGACAGGAAGCGCTGTACACCCTGGGCATCGGTGATCCGCACCCGGCCCTCGTCGACCGCGACCACGCTGCACGTGCCCGCCGACGACACCGAGAACCGCGTCCCGACCACCTCGACCAGGACCTGCTCGGTGCGGACGAGGAAGCGCTGTCCGGTCGAGAGATGCTCCACGTCGAAGTGCGCCCGCCCCTGCTCCACGCGTAGCTCGGTGGCGTTGGGCTCCGCGAGCTCGACCCGCAGCCTCCCGCCGGGCTCGATCGCGATCCGGTGCGGGCCCACCCCGAAGCGGGTCTCCGACTCGCTGGCCTCCTGAACGCTGCCCTTCTCCGGGAACCGGAGGTCGGCCTTGGCGGCGGCCATGTGGCGGCCCTGCTCCCCGAGGCCCTCCGGCTGCCGGTCGGACTGGGCACCCACCACTGCCACCACGGCGACGGCCGCCGCGGCGAAAGCCGGGACCATCCACTTGCCGAAGAGGGGCGACGAAGGGGCACGCGATTCGCCCATCTTGGAGGCGCGGAGCGCGCCCTCCACGATTCGCCGGGTCGCCGCGTCGGTCGGCCGGGCATCGGCCAGCGCGCGGAGCGATTCGATTGGAAGCTCGTCGATGGAATCCATGTGTGTCATCGCTTCCCCCACGAGAGCCCCGCTTCCTCTGGTTCGGAGCTCTCCTCCCAGGCCTTTCGGAAGGCCTCCCGGGCCAGCCGAACCCGGCTCGCTACCGTCCCGGGCGGAATCCCCAGGGCCTCCGCGATCTCCTCGCGGGTGAGGCCGTCTACCTCGAGGAGCACCAGCGCCTCCACCTGTGCCTTCGGAAGTTTGGCGAGGCACTGGCGGACCGCGAGCTCCTGCGAGAGGTTCACCGGATCCTGCCGGTCGAAAGCGGGTTCGGTCGGCCGGTCGCCGAACAGGCTCCGCTTGAACCACGAGCTCCGTCGGACGTTTCCGACGACCCGGCGGGTGATCTGGAAGAGCCAGGAGGTCATCGCCTCCTCAGCTCTGCAAGTCTCGATCCGTCGGGTTGCGATCATGAAAACTTCCTGTGCTGCATCCTCGGCCTCGGATGGCTGCAGGCCGAGAAGAATGGCCCAGCGGTAGATCTGGGCGCTCCTCTTTCGAAACAACTGCTCCCACGCCGCGGGATCTCCCGCCTTGCATGCCTGGAGCATCAACCCACCCTTGTCGACGCTGGGGCCTGCCGGGTGCCGACCCCATCGTCCCATTCATGTCGCGTGCCGCTCATCTGGATCACCCCTCCCAGCCGATTGACCAGAATACACGGCCGGAGGCGGCGGCGAGCGCTCCCGAGGGCCCTTCCGGAAGCTGAATCGTCCGGGCGGTGGGGGTCCATTGCGCTTCCAGCCCGAGCCGGCTCGAGAAGCCGCCGTGGCGGAAGCCGAACGCCGATCCGGCCGAGGGGCCCAGGTCCCAGTAGGCGGTGGCCGCCGGGTCGTCGGAGTCGCGGCGGCGGACGCCCACCCGGTCGACGGCGACGCCCAGGGCGCCATCGAGGCTCCAGGCGCCCCGGCGGAGCAGGTCGGACTTCCACCCCGCGCTGAACGAGAGGGCCGTGACGTCGATCGGGACTCCGAGGTTCCACGTCGCGGTGCGCTGGAGGCCCGCGCGGAAGTAGGTCGGCCCGAAGGAGAGGGTCGCGCCTGCCCCGGGGGCGAAGAGTCCCGGGCTCATCCATCTGACGCCGGCGTCCGCCTCGGCCCGCAACGGCCAATCCGGCCACCAGCTCTCCGGCACCTTTCCGAAGTCCTCGACGGTCTCGGGGTCGGGAGGCGGGGGGAGCGGGTGCCCGAAGTCCTCGGCGTTGCCGCCACGGACGTCGAAGACGCGATGGGCGGAAGCAGGCGGCTCGACTCCCCCGGACAGCCGGTCCGGCGGGTCCCTGCTATCGACGGGCGATCTCAAAGGGCCGGAGGACGGCTGGCCGGCTCCCGCCTGTGCGAGAGGGTCGGTAGACTGCGGCGAGCCGTCGCGGGCGTCGTCCGGAGAGACGGCGGGCTCGTCGGGATCCTTTCCTTTCGGCTCGGTGCTGGCGGTTCCGGTGGGCGGGAGCGGAGCCTTGGGGCCGGGCTTGGATCCGGGCTGCGACTTCCCACCGGGTACCTTCGCTCGACCCTTTCCCGAGGAGGGAGGAGCCGCCCGTGGTGCGTTCCGGCCCGATCCCGCGCCCGCTCGATCGGCGGATGGACTCTTGGTTGGCCCGGACCGGCCAGTCGCGACGGGGGCAATAGGCGTTGGTCCGGAGGGATCTTCGCGTCCCGGCGCTTGGACGCCAGCAACGGCTTCTTCCACCGCAGCTTCGGCGGCGATCGGGTTGAGCGTGAGGGCGACGCGATCCTCGGCGAGCAACGACTCGAGGAGGAGCGAGAACTCCGAGAGCCGGCCCGCGAGCTCCAGGCGGCTCAGCGCGCGCTCCGGGCCGGCGATCCAGGGAACCCTCCGCTCGAGCACGAGGCCGCCCGGGCTTCGGAGCCGGAAGGCGAGGGAGGGGCCGCGGTTTTCGAAGTGGCCCAGGTAGGTGGTCGGGGACGTTGCGCCGCTACAATCCGGCCCGATCGCACGGACGTTGGCGGTCGACATCCACCGATCCAGCTGGGCGGCGGCGCCGGCGCTGGCGAGCGGATCGTCCACACAGATGATCACGTCGCTCCGGGGACCGGCGCCGATCGCGGCCAGCGGAATGGCCAGGGCGAGGAGGAGGAGGGCGCCCAGGCAAATGCGGAAGGCGCCGGCCCTCCACGGGAGCTCTGGTGTCCCTCGGACCCGTGGCGGAGGCCGGGTCATTCGAGCTCGCTCGCCCGCCGGATCGCGCCGGCACCGAAGCGGGCTCGAACGGCGTCCATGGCGCCGTCGAGGCGGCGTCGGGAGAGGTCGGGGCCGAAGAGCTCGCCCTGGACCGGCGCCGTCGGCTCCGCGAGGTCGAAGGCGGTCACGCCGACCAGCCGCATCGCCTCCCCGAGGTCAAACGAGCCGAGTAGCCCGACCGCCGCGTCATAGAGCGGCGCCGAGCCATCGGTGGGCCGCGAGAGGCGCGTCTGCCTGGCGTGGATCCGGAAGTCGGCGGTCTTCAGCTTCACCCGGACGCCGCGGGCGACCACGCCGTGCCGCCGCAGTCGCTCCGCCACCTTGTCCGCGGCGCGGCGCAGGTAGGGGCGGATCGCCTCCGCGCCGATCACGTCTTTCTCCAGGGTCTCCTCGGAGCCCACGCTCTGCGCTTCGCGGTGCGGAATCACCTCGCGTGGATCCTCCGCCCTCGCGAGGTGGATGAGGTGGGGACCCTGCTGGCCGAGAGACGACGCGAGGAGGGTCGGCGACGCCCGCGCCACGTCGCCGATGGTCCGCAGGCCCAGGTCCAGGAGGCGAGCCTCGGTCTTGGGGCCCACGCCCCAGAGCCGGCGAAGAGGCAGGGGCTCGAGGAAGGCGCGGGCTTCGTCCGGCGGGACGATCGTGAGGCCGTCCGGCTTTCGGTGGTCGCTCCCGACCTTGGCGACGAACTTGGTGGCGCTGATCCCCACCGACACCTTGAGGCCGGTGGCCTCGAAGACCCGTTCCTTCACCTTGCGGCCGAGCTCCTCGGGCGAGCCGTGGGCCGTGCCGCTCATGTCCATGAAGGCCTCGTCCAGGCTAAGGGGCTCGACGAGCGGCGTGAACGAGGAGAACACCTCCATCACCCGGGAGGAGATCTCCTTGTAGCGTTGGAAGCGGGGCGGGAGGACCACGGCCTCGGGGCATCGCCTCATCGCGACCGCCATCGACATGGCGCTGCCCACGCCGAAGCGGCGCGCCTCGTAGGAAGCGGTGGTCACGACGCTCCTCGCCCCCGGGTGCCCGACGATCAGCGGCCTCCCGCGGAGGTCGGGCCGGTCGAGGAGCTCCACCGCAGCGAAGAACGCGTCCATGTCGGCGTGAACGATGATCCGGCGCCACCCCGATCCGGGATCCCCAGCCATGACGTGACGGTGGCACGATCGGAGCCGTCGGCACAACGGCCGAGGTGGCCGCTTTGCTACGATGCGCGGCATTCCATCCGGGAGGAGCCTTGTCCGACCGCCGTCTCGAAGCGCTGCCGAAGGTCTCCCGCTGGCCCACGGCGGACGAGGCGGAGGCCTCCGTCCTCTTCTCGCCGCTGCGGCTCGGCCCGTCGCTCGCGGCGGAGGCGCGCACCTGGATTCCGGCCATGGTGCCCTGGCGTGCCACCGAGGAAGGCTTCGTCACCGACGCGGTGGTGGACTGGTACGCCCGCTTCGCCCAAGGGCAGCCTGGGGTGATCGTGGTGGAGGCGACCGGGATCCGCGACGTGCCCAGCGGCCTGCTGCTGCGGATCGGCCACGACCGCTACGTCCCCGGGCTGCGCCGGCTGGTCGACGCCGTTCGGGAGGCGAGCGGCGGCAGGACGCGCCTCCTCATCCAGCTCATCGACTTCCTCGCGATCAAACGCCGCCCGACCAAGGAGGCCTTCTTCACGCGCTTCCTCGCGGTCCATGAGGCGCTTCG
The Vulgatibacter incomptus DNA segment above includes these coding regions:
- a CDS encoding formimidoylglutamate deiminase, with translation MEILLPDFVYVDGSLRGGLAVHIGDDGTIAKVAPPAPGATLTRLAGRALLPGFVNGHSHAFQRAIRGRSEYRQKGRATDDFWTWREQMYAAAMRVDPDQLEAISRMAFVEMALAGITSVGEFHYLHHPAEGGRYDDPDELAVRVAKAASDAGVELVLLRVGYARAGFGREPNPRQIRFIDRSADETLGAVQRLRGRGMRTGVAPHSVRALPLEWLRALADYAQAHRLPLHMHLSEQPREIDESVAEHGLRPGALALREGWVDERFTGVHGVHLEQGEIDGLGSRGATICACPTTERNLGDGIVRAKELLAAGARICFGTDSQIEIAPLQDARALEYHLRLQKLERAILGSDEGDDRPDRLAARLLDCATRSGARALGLPSGRIEEGLSADLVAVDLDDPSICGAAGPALLPTMVFSAERTAVREVWARGVKIVSEGRHIQQERAVRDFARVMAELWS
- a CDS encoding synaptic vesicle VAT-1 family membrane protein; its protein translation is MRQVAIARHGGPEALELQEAPDPVPGPGEVRIRVRASGVNFADVLARMGLYPDAPPPPTVVGYEVAGEVDAVGADVEGIQAGDRVFALTRFGGYAEAAVVASRQVLPIPEGKDFVQAAALPVNYLTAFLMIDRFAAVRPGDRILIHGAGGGVGLAALQLAKALGAETFGTASAEKHERLRALGLDHAIDYRSRDFEAEIRDLTQGRGVDVVLDPIGGESAKKSYRSLAPLGRLFLYGLSASSAGGKKRSLATAAKALAQTPIYHPIKLMNDNKGVFGINLGHLWGESAKMREMLDELVRRWSSGAIDPHIDSTFPLEEAGKAHDRLQERHNFGKVVLTV
- a CDS encoding FecR family protein yields the protein MDSIDELPIESLRALADARPTDAATRRIVEGALRASKMGESRAPSSPLFGKWMVPAFAAAAVAVVAVVGAQSDRQPEGLGEQGRHMAAAKADLRFPEKGSVQEASESETRFGVGPHRIAIEPGGRLRVELAEPNATELRVEQGRAHFDVEHLSTGQRFLVRTEQVLVEVVGTRFSVSSAGTCSVVAVDEGRVRITDAQGVQRFLSAGGEHRFCGDRKGTEAEGLLREALVLVSSGNELEKAAGLLSRFRSANPGGILGEEALYHLCLVEARLGHADKARALGDEFFASFPDSDRAERLREWLQQPAEVH
- a CDS encoding sigma-70 family RNA polymerase sigma factor, whose amino-acid sequence is MGRWGRHPAGPSVDKGGLMLQACKAGDPAAWEQLFRKRSAQIYRWAILLGLQPSEAEDAAQEVFMIATRRIETCRAEEAMTSWLFQITRRVVGNVRRSSWFKRSLFGDRPTEPAFDRQDPVNLSQELAVRQCLAKLPKAQVEALVLLEVDGLTREEIAEALGIPPGTVASRVRLAREAFRKAWEESSEPEEAGLSWGKR
- a CDS encoding DNA polymerase IV, which gives rise to MPRIVAKRPPRPLCRRLRSCHRHVMAGDPGSGWRRIIVHADMDAFFAAVELLDRPDLRGRPLIVGHPGARSVVTTASYEARRFGVGSAMSMAVAMRRCPEAVVLPPRFQRYKEISSRVMEVFSSFTPLVEPLSLDEAFMDMSGTAHGSPEELGRKVKERVFEATGLKVSVGISATKFVAKVGSDHRKPDGLTIVPPDEARAFLEPLPLRRLWGVGPKTEARLLDLGLRTIGDVARASPTLLASSLGQQGPHLIHLARAEDPREVIPHREAQSVGSEETLEKDVIGAEAIRPYLRRAADKVAERLRRHGVVARGVRVKLKTADFRIHARQTRLSRPTDGSAPLYDAAVGLLGSFDLGEAMRLVGVTAFDLAEPTAPVQGELFGPDLSRRRLDGAMDAVRARFGAGAIRRASELE